A window of Glycine soja cultivar W05 chromosome 2, ASM419377v2, whole genome shotgun sequence genomic DNA:
CTGTTTAGTTTAGACGGGAAAGATAATGAACgatgttcttttttcttttacataattGTTGTTATTCGTTACTGTCACACAGACGATATCATCTAATCTTCCGACAAACATCGAACATTATTGGCTCATGTGTGCGTGTCGGTCGGTTCAATTTCTAATACAATTGCAGGGTTGGATCAAACAGGTGAGTAGTAAGGCATGCAACAGAATGTTTAATGTTATAATTAGATATCTTTAGAataagatatttctctaattgtCTACCACTCAAATTAAAAGTTGGAACTTGTCACGTATAATCAAATGTTGTTatctctttcttataaattaaaaaattatgaatatacaTGATTTATATAGAGATTAGTCGGGACTATAAACACTTAGAGTGTGTTTGCGTAAGAGTTCAACCAAACACAATTGGCGTTCAAGGAAAAAAATTTCTCATGTTGCTTTGACGTTTTGTGTCTcaaaaagtcatatttttctGTTAAACGTGAATTGAAAGGTTTCCAAACATATTCTTAGTAGTCCAAGGCTAACTAAATACCTATAATTTCTTTCTGTTGTGGATATAtaattggatatatatatatatatatatatatatatatatatatatatatatatatatatatatatatatatatatatatatatatcctaatTATGGTTTAAATAACATCctataatacttaaaaaaattcctaTAATATAGTGTTGTCCAGCAGAGATATCACAAACTTATCCTTTGGCAGTATAACATCCTCATCCTCTTAAATATCTGGACCAAGTTGCACTCAATGAGAAAAATCGAACCAAGAAATCTCTATGCTATTGCctttcattcatttttctataaaataccCAGTAATGTAAATCTCACGGAAAAGTAGACATAAATTATAAAGTCAGTATGCGATTCtacacaaacaaaaacaacataCCTTCCCAAAAATGGGATACTCAGCCTTATATCTTGTACAAGCAAAGTCTTGTGCCTCCTGGCTTGTCCCTGGCTCTTTCTTCAAAAATTGGTTACATGGAAATGCCAATATCTCAAGTCCTaacatcaccaaaaaaaagatattttctcaACTATGATCAATTTCATTTTAGGCCCACCAATCTAAATAAGTTGAAAATGAATAGCATACCCCTGCTCTTGTACGTGGAGTAAAGCTGAGTTAACTGGGTGTAATTGGCATCCGCAAATCcactgttttatattttatttcaagagTATGAGTTCAGTTAGCCACAGAAGGAGAAGAATAGAagtctatttttttctcttcccttttctttttttggtcatCAAGAAAGGAACTAGGAAACACTAGAAGAAAGTTGAGTTAGTAAATGAAAACTACCATTTTGAAGCGACATTAATTACAAGAAGAACTTTCCCCCTGTAGGCGTTGAGGTTCACATCTTTGCCCCTGGCATCCTGTGCCACCCACAATCAACAAATATGTTAACACATTTTCCAGATAATAATGATAAGAAAAATGCTATTAATATAGTACTTTATTTTAAACACACTTTCtactaattgaaaattataaaattatgtcgattttacaacttatttaatgagtttCACCCTGATTTTAGACTTTGTTTCTTGAGACTGTAGTTTAACTATCTGTACCTTGACA
This region includes:
- the LOC114390234 gene encoding probable glutathione peroxidase 5 encodes the protein MGASQSISEKSFHEFTVKDARGKDVNLNAYRGKVLLVINVASKCGFADANYTQLTQLYSTYKSRGLEILAFPCNQFLKKEPGTSQEAQDFACTRYKAEYPIFGKIRVNGSDTAPVFKFLKTQKSGVMGSRIKWNFTKFLVDEEGRVIQRYSPTTKPLAIENDIKKALRVA